The genomic region CCCGGCACTTCGTTGCGGTTCACATAGCCGGCGGTATATTGGCCCCGTACCGTTTTTTCGTCGACATTGTAGACCGTAATCGGACGCAACGCCTTCAAAACCTTGATTTTTTCGTTATGAATGCTTTCGGCTTCGAGGTTGACCGGGGGTTCCATCGCGATGAAGGTCAAAATCTGCAGCAAGTGATTCTGCAACATGTCGCGCAACTGACCGGTTTTATCGAAATATTCCCAGCGGCCTTCGATGCCGATTTCTTCGGCAACAGTGACCTGGATGTGGTCGATGGTGTTGTGGTTCCAGTTGGTGGTGAATATGGAATTGGCGAACCGCAACGCCAGCAGATTCAGCACCGTTTCCTTGCCGAGGTAGTGATCGATGCGGTAAACCTGGTCTTCAGCGAACACTTTGGCTACTTCGTCGTTGATTTCTTTGGAAGATTTCAGGTCATGCCCGATCGGCTTTTCCATCACCATGCGCGCTTCGGGAGTCAAAACGCCGGATTGGGCCAGCCCCTGGCAAATGCTCTTGAACAAAAAGGGCGCCACGGCAAAATAATTGACCATGATCCGGGAAGACTGGTCAATGATCCCATTCAATTTCAAATACTGTTCGGGTTGAGTCAAGTCGATCGGCAGATAGGACAGCCGGGCTGAAAATCTCTCCCAGACCGATTCATCCACTTTATCGTTGAGAAATTCATCCAGGCTTTTACGCGCAATCTCGATAAATTCCGGGCTTCCTCCCTCACGCCGATCAATGCCGACGATGCGGGTGGCGGACTCGATTAATCCGGCGTTTTCAAGGCGATATAAAGAAATCAGCAACTTGCGCCGGGACAAGTCGCCCAGCGCGCCATAAATAACCAAATCACAGGGTTTATACGTTTTTTTGTCTTTCATTCGGATTAATTATCGAAAAGATTGAGATTGCCGGGACTGCGGGGAGATTGACTCTCTTAACCCACTTATTATCTCAGAAATCGCTACAAGACGCTGAACTCATTGTCATAAAGGGCGCTGCTCGCCCGGCTTCGGCAAGTTTTGAATCCGTATCCGTCGTCTTGACTCGGCAAGCCTGAGAAAAGCTCTCCCAGAAAAACCGGCCCTGATTGACCAAGGCTAGCACAGACTCGATTAATATCGATTCGAAATATTGTTGACAGAATTCCGGAATTGCTTTTATAGTATCGACTCGCTGCTATATTAAAGAGGACACCATCCGCCCCGCTCTCCGCTTTACACCCGCCCCCAGGAGAAGTCCGGAGAGAAGGCGGTTGGTGAAGGGAGTCCGGTCTGGAATGGGCATGAAAGCGACAGTCATGGCTTAAATGCGCTATGTGCGAATTCCCGTCCGCTCTCTTCCCTCTTGAGCATAGCAGTCCGGGTGAGGGCTCTTCGCCATTTAACCCGACGATTTTATTGATTATAACTAGATAACCGAGGAAAACAGCTATGAAACTCAAAGTCTTGACAGCCGCCTTGCTCTTGTTTTTCGCCCTGGCAGGCTCTGTTTTTGCCGCCGGCAGCGCCATTAATGAAGACCTCTCCCTCCTGACTTCGATTACCGACGATTTGATCGAATTCGGCAAGAAAAAAGACGCGGAAAACTTCACCCGGCTGGCCAAGGCCGCCATCAACCTGACTTCCGAAAACCGGAACAACTCCATGATTCTGTCCCGCGTCGGCACCAAACTTACCGCCGCCAAAAGAGCGGTCAAAAACGGTGATTTCGATCAGGGCGTACTCGTCGTCGAAGAA from Methylosarcina fibrata AML-C10 harbors:
- the zwf gene encoding glucose-6-phosphate dehydrogenase, with amino-acid sequence MKDKKTYKPCDLVIYGALGDLSRRKLLISLYRLENAGLIESATRIVGIDRREGGSPEFIEIARKSLDEFLNDKVDESVWERFSARLSYLPIDLTQPEQYLKLNGIIDQSSRIMVNYFAVAPFLFKSICQGLAQSGVLTPEARMVMEKPIGHDLKSSKEINDEVAKVFAEDQVYRIDHYLGKETVLNLLALRFANSIFTTNWNHNTIDHIQVTVAEEIGIEGRWEYFDKTGQLRDMLQNHLLQILTFIAMEPPVNLEAESIHNEKIKVLKALRPITVYNVDEKTVRGQYTAGYVNRNEVPGYLEEEGANKKSVTETFVAIRVDIDNWRWAGVPFYLRTGKRMHHKRTEIVVYFKQLPHNIFKDSYLRLPPNKLIIHLQPNEGVEIEILNKVPGIDENLRIQKTRLDLSFFETFKKSRIFGGYEKLVLEAMRGNPTLFLSREEIEQAWIWIDSIQNAWAKSSEKPKSYQAGSWGPIASDLLLDRDGRAWEG